From the Thermodesulfobium sp. 4217-1 genome, the window CCGTTGATAGGTTGGCAATTAGTTGTACTCCTATCTTTTCTCTCTCATTCAAGAGAGATCCTATCTTGTCCATAGATGTGAGTATTGCCTGGAAAGTCTTTGACGTAGATTCAGAGGCCTCTAATCCTGTGGTTACGTCGTTTAAGGTATCTTGCATAGAGTTCATTGCGTTTCTTGTCTCTTTGCTTGTTTCTCCTATTATTAGAGCTATCTCATTTGCAGCCTTTTGAGATTCTTCTGCTAACTTTCTTACTTCATCTGCAACTACAGCAAATCCTCTTCCCGCATCTCCTGCTCTTGCAGCTTCTATTGCAGCGTTTAGAGCCAAGAGGTTTGTCTGGTCTGAGATGTTTGATATCAGATCCACTATCTTTCCAATATCCTCAGATCTCCTGCTAAGAGATTGTATTACCTCTGCCAGCTTCTT encodes:
- a CDS encoding methyl-accepting chemotaxis protein → QIAQMTDQINSIMEETKKSNKELTDLSVSMKDKAQDGNILMTKTNESSHKSLQSVKKLAEVIQSLSRRSEDIGKIVDLISNISDQTNLLALNAAIEAARAGDAGRGFAVVADEVRKLAEESQKAANEIALIIGETSKETRNAMNSMQDTLNDVTTGLEASESTSKTFQAILTSMDKIGSLLNEREKIGVQLIANLSTVNLNVSNLAALSEEYTASAQEMAASSKDISNEIESLAAISEESSASAQELASTTEESDKIVKE